The Xanthomonas sontii genome contains a region encoding:
- a CDS encoding PilT/PilU family type 4a pilus ATPase yields MDIGYFLKLMTEKNASDMFLTTGAPVYIKIEGKLYPLGATGLPPGMVKKIAYSLMDEGQVPQFERELELNMAIALQDAGRFRVNVFKQRGEVGMVIRAIRSKIPSIEELHLPQVLKDVIMTPRGLVLVVGSTGSGKSTSLASMIDYRNSTTTGHILTIEDPIEYLHKHKMSIVNQREVGLDTHAFHNALKNAMREAPDVILIGEILDAETMEAAIAFAETGHLCLATLHSNNADQTIERILNFFPESAHKNVLMNLSLNLRAVISQRLVKDSSGRRRPASEVLLNTPMIRDLLRRGQVHEIKQAMEESLEEGMETFDQCLFRMVKQGQIEQEEALRAADSRDGLALKFRLSEGGSGEHDPYADYDSGPSAAPRITHGFV; encoded by the coding sequence ATGGATATCGGCTATTTCCTGAAGCTGATGACCGAAAAGAACGCCTCGGACATGTTCCTGACCACAGGAGCACCGGTCTATATCAAGATCGAAGGCAAGCTGTATCCGCTCGGCGCCACCGGCCTACCGCCGGGCATGGTCAAGAAGATCGCCTACTCGTTGATGGACGAGGGCCAGGTGCCGCAGTTCGAGCGGGAGCTGGAATTGAACATGGCCATCGCCCTGCAGGACGCCGGGCGCTTCCGCGTCAACGTGTTCAAGCAGCGCGGCGAGGTCGGCATGGTGATCCGCGCGATCCGCAGCAAGATCCCCAGCATCGAGGAACTGCACCTGCCGCAGGTGCTCAAGGACGTGATCATGACCCCGCGCGGACTGGTCCTGGTGGTCGGCTCCACCGGCTCAGGCAAGTCCACCTCGCTGGCGTCGATGATCGACTACCGCAACAGCACCACCACCGGGCACATCCTCACCATCGAGGACCCGATCGAGTACCTGCACAAGCACAAGATGTCCATCGTCAACCAGCGCGAGGTAGGGCTGGACACCCACGCCTTCCACAACGCACTGAAGAACGCGATGCGCGAGGCGCCGGACGTGATCCTGATCGGCGAGATCCTGGACGCGGAGACCATGGAGGCCGCCATCGCCTTCGCCGAGACCGGACATCTGTGCCTGGCCACCCTGCACTCCAACAACGCCGACCAGACCATCGAGCGCATCCTCAACTTCTTCCCCGAGAGCGCGCACAAGAACGTGCTGATGAACCTGTCGCTGAACCTGCGCGCGGTGATCTCGCAGCGCCTGGTCAAGGACAGCAGCGGCCGCCGCCGGCCGGCCTCGGAAGTGCTGCTGAACACGCCGATGATCCGCGACCTGCTGCGCCGTGGCCAGGTCCACGAGATCAAGCAGGCGATGGAGGAGTCGCTGGAGGAAGGCATGGAGACCTTCGACCAGTGCCTGTTCCGCATGGTCAAGCAGGGCCAGATCGAGCAGGAGGAAGCGCTGCGCGCGGCCGACTCGCGCGACGGCCTGGCCCTGAAGTTCCGCCTGTCCGAAGGCGGCAGCGGCGAGCACGATCCCTACGCCGACTACGACAGCGGCCCCAGCGCCGCGCCGCGGATCACCCACGGCTTCGTCTGA
- a CDS encoding YdcH family protein, translating to MFEGQPQTEIDALIKSDPEFKQLYQRHKTLDKKCMDAELGVLPIDDVTLAQMKREKLAAKEKLLRLYEQKPH from the coding sequence ATGTTCGAAGGGCAACCGCAGACCGAAATCGACGCGTTGATCAAGTCCGATCCGGAGTTCAAGCAGCTCTACCAGCGCCACAAGACCTTGGACAAGAAGTGCATGGACGCCGAGCTCGGCGTGCTGCCGATCGACGATGTCACCCTGGCGCAGATGAAGCGCGAAAAGCTCGCCGCCAAGGAAAAGCTGCTGCGCCTTTACGAGCAGAAGCCGCACTGA
- a CDS encoding GAF domain-containing protein has protein sequence MFASSSLTGSKPEQYAQLLDQARALVAGEPDRIANAANLAALVYHALPRLNWVGFYFYDGKELVVGPFQGLPACVRIPLHKGVCGAAASSGQTQRIDDVEAFPGHIACDAASRSELVVPLLRDSALVGVFDLDSPDLARFDADDQRGLEAIAQVFVDSLR, from the coding sequence ATGTTCGCCTCGTCCTCGCTCACCGGCAGCAAGCCGGAACAGTACGCCCAGTTGCTCGACCAGGCCCGTGCCCTGGTCGCCGGGGAGCCCGACCGCATCGCCAATGCCGCCAACCTGGCTGCGCTGGTGTATCACGCGCTGCCGCGGCTGAACTGGGTCGGTTTCTACTTCTACGACGGCAAGGAACTGGTGGTCGGCCCGTTCCAGGGCCTGCCCGCGTGCGTGCGCATTCCGCTGCACAAGGGCGTGTGCGGTGCGGCCGCCAGCAGCGGCCAGACCCAGCGCATCGACGACGTGGAGGCGTTCCCCGGGCACATCGCCTGCGATGCGGCCTCGCGATCGGAACTGGTGGTGCCACTGCTGCGCGACAGTGCGCTGGTCGGCGTGTTCGACCTGGACAGCCCCGACCTCGCCCGCTTCGACGCCGACGACCAGCGCGGCCTGGAAGCGATCGCCCAGGTCTTCGTCGACAGCCTGCGATGA
- a CDS encoding fumarylacetoacetate hydrolase family protein, with amino-acid sequence MKLGSLKEGGRDGTLIVVSRDLTRAVRATGIAPTLQRALEDWSNLAPRLNALSESLNDGSADGQFDLDMAALAAPLPRAYEFLDGSAYLPHVERVRRARGAEVPESFYTDPLMYQAVSAGFYGPRDAVKVVSEDYGIDLEAEIVVVTDDVPMAVSPAQAAAHIQLIGLVNDVSLRNLIPPELAKGFGFVQSKPRSALSPVFVTPDELGEAWQGNKVHLPLLTHINGAWFGAPEAGEDMQFDFAQLVAHAAKTRPLAAGAVVGSGTIANQDTTRGASCFAEQRTVETLRDGKPSTPYMSFGDVVRIEMLDRDGVSIFGAIEQRIEQAPLP; translated from the coding sequence ATGAAGCTAGGTTCTCTGAAGGAAGGCGGTCGCGACGGCACCCTGATCGTCGTGTCCCGCGATCTGACCCGCGCCGTGCGCGCCACCGGCATCGCGCCGACCCTGCAGCGCGCGCTGGAGGACTGGAGCAACCTCGCCCCGCGCCTGAACGCGCTGTCCGAGTCGCTCAACGACGGCAGCGCCGACGGCCAGTTCGACCTGGACATGGCCGCGCTGGCGGCACCGCTGCCGCGCGCCTACGAATTCCTCGACGGCAGCGCCTACCTGCCGCACGTCGAGCGCGTGCGCCGCGCGCGCGGCGCCGAGGTGCCGGAGAGCTTCTACACCGACCCGCTGATGTACCAGGCGGTCAGCGCCGGCTTCTACGGCCCGCGCGATGCGGTCAAGGTGGTCAGCGAGGACTACGGCATCGACCTGGAAGCCGAGATCGTGGTGGTCACCGACGACGTGCCGATGGCGGTCAGCCCGGCGCAGGCCGCCGCGCACATCCAGTTGATCGGCCTGGTCAACGACGTGTCGCTGCGCAACCTGATTCCGCCGGAACTGGCCAAGGGCTTCGGCTTCGTGCAGTCCAAGCCGCGTTCGGCGCTGTCGCCGGTGTTCGTCACTCCCGACGAACTGGGCGAGGCCTGGCAGGGCAACAAGGTGCACCTGCCGCTGCTGACCCACATCAACGGCGCCTGGTTCGGCGCGCCGGAAGCGGGCGAGGACATGCAGTTCGATTTCGCGCAGCTGGTCGCGCACGCGGCCAAGACCCGGCCGCTGGCGGCTGGCGCGGTGGTCGGCTCGGGCACCATCGCCAACCAGGACACCACGCGCGGCGCCTCCTGCTTCGCCGAACAGCGCACCGTGGAAACGCTGCGCGACGGCAAGCCGAGCACGCCGTACATGTCCTTCGGCGACGTGGTGCGGATCGAGATGCTGGACCGTGACGGAGTGAGCATCTTCGGCGCGATCGAGCAGCGCATCGAGCAGGCGCCGCTGCCCTGA
- a CDS encoding DUF4398 domain-containing protein, with protein sequence MKTSFAHFRCQQYVMACALALFAAPAAFAQVASPELLSAQQAVQRAVQADADQYAPDLLASARQGLEQAQQAALDRRQRKTAPQLALRVAADADLARARSEEAVANAQLKQRQAEVAQLQQTLGTGEGRP encoded by the coding sequence ATGAAAACTAGCTTCGCACACTTCCGTTGTCAGCAGTATGTGATGGCCTGCGCATTGGCGTTGTTCGCCGCGCCGGCCGCGTTCGCCCAGGTGGCTTCGCCGGAGCTGCTGTCCGCGCAGCAGGCGGTGCAGCGTGCGGTCCAGGCCGATGCCGACCAGTACGCGCCGGACCTGCTGGCCAGCGCCCGACAGGGCCTGGAACAGGCGCAACAGGCCGCGCTCGACCGCCGCCAGCGCAAGACCGCGCCGCAACTGGCCCTGCGCGTGGCCGCCGATGCCGACCTTGCGCGCGCGCGCAGCGAGGAGGCGGTGGCCAATGCGCAACTGAAGCAACGCCAGGCCGAGGTGGCTCAGTTGCAACAGACCCTGGGCACCGGGGAGGGTCGTCCATGA
- a CDS encoding DEAD/DEAH box helicase, with amino-acid sequence MSFESLGLAPFLLRALAEQGYETPTPIQAQAIPVALEGHDLMAGAQTGTGKTAAFGLPLLQHLGTSPQSVGPGPRKPRALILTPTRELATQVHDSLRGYSKYLRIPSTTIYGGVGMGNQLDALRRGVDLLIACPGRLLDHLERRSVDLSGIEILVLDEADRMLDMGFLPSIKRILAKLPKQNRQTLLFSATFEEGIKQLAREFMHDPQEIQATPSNTVADTITHRVHPVDGARKRELLLHLLAADSRKQTLVFARTKHGADKLTMFLDKSGLKTAAIHGNKSQGQRLRALSDFKAGRITVLVATDIAARGIDIDQLPKVINYDLPMVAEDYVHRIGRTGRNGSTGEAISLVAQDEAKLLRAIARMLKREMDIRDVPGFEPVTPIRWGNNNPPDERPGGQRPPRRGSHARRGHGDAPAHAHAHAGSKKPGGSHADGARRQGQGRRHGNGGGNRPAAPR; translated from the coding sequence ATGTCGTTCGAATCCCTGGGCCTTGCGCCCTTCCTGCTGCGCGCGTTGGCCGAGCAGGGCTACGAAACCCCCACCCCGATCCAGGCGCAGGCCATTCCCGTCGCCCTGGAAGGCCATGACCTGATGGCCGGCGCGCAGACCGGCACCGGCAAGACCGCCGCGTTCGGCCTGCCGCTGCTGCAGCACCTGGGCACTTCGCCGCAGTCGGTGGGCCCCGGCCCGCGCAAGCCGCGCGCGCTGATCCTGACCCCGACCCGCGAACTGGCCACCCAGGTCCACGACAGCCTGCGCGGCTACAGCAAGTACCTGCGCATCCCCAGCACCACCATCTACGGCGGCGTGGGCATGGGCAACCAGCTCGACGCGCTGCGCCGCGGCGTGGACCTGCTGATCGCCTGCCCGGGCCGCCTGCTCGACCACCTCGAGCGCCGCAGCGTGGACCTGTCGGGCATCGAGATTCTGGTGCTGGACGAAGCCGACCGCATGCTCGACATGGGCTTCCTGCCGTCGATCAAGCGCATCCTCGCCAAGCTGCCCAAGCAGAACCGGCAGACCCTGCTGTTCTCGGCCACCTTCGAGGAAGGCATCAAGCAGCTGGCCCGCGAGTTCATGCACGACCCGCAGGAAATCCAGGCCACCCCGAGCAACACCGTGGCCGACACCATCACCCACCGCGTGCATCCGGTGGACGGTGCGCGCAAGCGCGAACTGCTGCTGCACCTGCTGGCCGCCGACTCGCGCAAGCAGACCCTGGTGTTCGCCCGCACCAAGCACGGCGCCGACAAGCTGACCATGTTCCTGGACAAGTCCGGGTTGAAGACCGCGGCGATCCATGGCAACAAGAGCCAGGGCCAGCGCCTGCGCGCATTGAGCGACTTCAAGGCCGGCCGCATCACCGTGCTGGTGGCGACCGACATCGCCGCGCGCGGCATCGACATCGACCAGCTGCCCAAGGTCATCAACTACGACCTGCCGATGGTCGCCGAGGACTACGTGCACCGCATCGGCCGCACCGGCCGCAACGGTTCGACCGGCGAGGCGATCTCGCTGGTGGCGCAGGACGAGGCCAAGCTGCTGCGCGCGATCGCACGCATGCTCAAGCGCGAGATGGACATCCGCGACGTGCCGGGCTTCGAGCCGGTCACGCCGATCCGCTGGGGCAACAACAACCCGCCGGACGAGCGTCCGGGCGGCCAGCGTCCGCCGCGTCGCGGCAGCCACGCCCGTCGCGGCCATGGCGATGCGCCGGCGCACGCGCATGCGCACGCCGGCAGCAAGAAGCCCGGCGGCAGCCACGCCGACGGCGCCCGCCGCCAGGGCCAGGGCCGCCGCCACGGCAACGGCGGCGGCAACCGCCCCGCCGCGCCGCGCTGA
- the btuB gene encoding TonB-dependent vitamin B12 receptor: MSSRLLSVAIASALSLPALAHAADAATDLDQVLVTATRTQISVEDSVVPAQVIDRAEIERSQATSLAQLLQGRAGIGFSNQGGLGKLTTLNLRGSESDHVLVLVDGVRIGSASAGLAAFQDLPLSQIERIEIVRGPRSSLYGSDAIGGVIQIFTRRGGQGFQQNLSLGGGSHGLREAGAGFSNRGERGWLAVQGGYQKTDGINACNGSATLFAGCFVDQPDRDGYRNVSLSARGGYALTDTLRIEGQALNIDSRNEYDGDALFAGNEADNTQQVFSGKLDWTPSDRLHLAAQLGRNVDDADSYYRAPGARTRSFVSTFDSRRDTAALQGDITLAEGHLLSVGSDWQREHVASSTAFDVDSRDNTGVFAEYQGRFGAQQVQASVRSDDNEQFGEHTTGSLGWGLALDHGLKLTASVGTGFKAPTFNDLYYPFAGNPELKPERSKSGNLGIAQYADSWNWTFNAYETRVKDLISYDAVSFLPVNVDEARIRGAELTGYALLAGWELSAQLSHTDPRNRSDGGNRDNWLARRAQNTARLDVDRGIGPVKLGVSVFGSGHRFDDAANRVRLAGYGTVDLRVEYAFTPDWTLQAKASNVFDRDYQTVNWYNQPGREYALTLRYAPAAR, translated from the coding sequence ATGTCGTCCCGCCTGCTTTCGGTCGCGATCGCGTCCGCCCTGTCCCTGCCCGCGCTGGCCCACGCCGCCGATGCCGCCACCGACCTCGACCAGGTCCTGGTCACCGCCACCCGCACCCAGATTTCGGTGGAGGACAGCGTGGTGCCGGCGCAGGTCATCGACCGTGCCGAGATCGAGCGCAGCCAGGCCACCTCGCTGGCGCAGCTGCTGCAGGGCCGCGCCGGCATCGGCTTCTCCAACCAGGGCGGCCTGGGCAAGCTGACCACGCTGAACCTGCGCGGCAGCGAGTCGGACCACGTGCTGGTGCTGGTGGACGGCGTGCGCATCGGCTCGGCCAGCGCCGGCCTGGCCGCGTTCCAGGACCTGCCGCTGAGCCAGATCGAGCGCATCGAGATCGTGCGCGGCCCGCGCTCGAGCCTGTACGGCTCCGACGCGATCGGCGGCGTCATCCAGATCTTCACTCGCCGCGGCGGCCAGGGCTTCCAGCAGAACCTGAGCCTGGGCGGCGGCAGCCACGGCCTGCGCGAGGCCGGCGCCGGCTTCAGCAACCGCGGCGAGCGCGGCTGGCTGGCCGTGCAGGGCGGCTACCAGAAGACCGACGGCATCAATGCCTGCAACGGCTCGGCCACGCTGTTCGCCGGCTGCTTCGTCGACCAGCCCGACCGCGACGGCTACCGCAACGTCTCGCTGAGCGCGCGCGGCGGCTACGCGCTGACCGACACGCTGCGCATCGAAGGCCAGGCGCTGAACATCGACAGCCGCAACGAGTACGACGGCGACGCGCTGTTCGCCGGCAACGAGGCCGACAACACCCAGCAGGTGTTCAGCGGCAAGCTCGACTGGACGCCCTCCGATCGCCTGCACCTGGCCGCGCAACTGGGCCGCAACGTCGACGACGCCGACAGCTACTACCGTGCGCCGGGCGCACGCACCCGCAGCTTCGTCAGCACCTTCGACAGCCGCCGCGACACCGCCGCGCTGCAAGGCGACATCACGCTGGCCGAAGGCCATCTGCTCAGCGTCGGCAGCGACTGGCAGCGCGAGCACGTTGCCAGCAGCACCGCCTTCGACGTCGACAGCCGCGACAACACCGGCGTGTTCGCCGAGTACCAGGGCCGTTTCGGCGCGCAGCAGGTGCAGGCCAGCGTGCGCAGCGACGACAACGAGCAGTTCGGCGAGCACACCACCGGCAGCCTCGGCTGGGGCCTGGCGCTGGACCATGGCCTCAAGCTCACCGCCAGCGTCGGCACCGGCTTCAAGGCGCCGACCTTCAACGACCTGTACTACCCGTTCGCCGGCAATCCGGAACTGAAGCCGGAGCGCTCCAAGAGCGGCAACCTCGGCATTGCGCAGTATGCCGACAGCTGGAACTGGACCTTCAACGCCTACGAGACCCGGGTGAAGGACCTGATCTCCTACGACGCGGTCAGCTTCCTGCCGGTCAACGTGGACGAGGCGCGCATCCGCGGCGCCGAACTGACCGGCTATGCGTTGCTGGCCGGCTGGGAACTGTCGGCGCAGCTGAGCCACACCGACCCGCGCAACCGCAGCGACGGCGGCAACCGCGACAACTGGCTGGCGCGCCGCGCGCAGAACACCGCGCGCCTGGACGTGGACCGCGGCATCGGCCCGGTCAAGCTCGGCGTCAGCGTGTTCGGCAGCGGCCACCGCTTCGACGACGCGGCCAACCGCGTGCGCCTGGCGGGCTACGGCACCGTCGACCTGCGCGTGGAGTACGCGTTCACCCCGGACTGGACGCTGCAGGCCAAGGCCAGCAACGTGTTCGACCGCGACTACCAGACGGTGAACTGGTACAACCAGCCGGGTCGCGAATACGCGCTGACCCTGCGCTACGCGCCGGCAGCGCGCTGA
- the queD gene encoding 6-carboxytetrahydropterin synthase QueD yields MDIFKVFTLEAAHRLPNVPPGHKCARLHGHSFRIELHVSGEPGAESGWVMDFGDIKAAFRPLYDQLDHHYLNDIEGLDNPTSERLAVWIWDRLKPALPLLSEVVVHETCTSGCRYRGPG; encoded by the coding sequence ATGGATATCTTCAAAGTCTTCACCCTCGAAGCCGCGCACCGCCTGCCCAACGTGCCGCCCGGCCACAAGTGTGCGCGCCTGCACGGGCACTCGTTCCGCATCGAGCTGCACGTCAGCGGCGAACCCGGCGCCGAGAGCGGCTGGGTGATGGATTTCGGCGACATCAAGGCGGCGTTCCGCCCGCTCTACGACCAGCTCGACCACCATTACCTCAACGACATCGAGGGCCTGGACAATCCCACCAGCGAGCGTCTGGCGGTGTGGATCTGGGACCGGCTCAAGCCGGCGTTGCCGCTGCTCAGCGAAGTGGTGGTGCACGAGACCTGCACCTCCGGCTGTCGCTATCGCGGGCCGGGTTGA
- the bioD gene encoding dethiobiotin synthase, translating into MAVPAFYVTGTDTGIGKTIASTALLHALRARGQRAVGMKPVASGCAREADGWRNEDALALQEASAPRPAYDDLNPYALPLPLAPELAAADAGVQLELAPIAAAFDRLRAQADVVVVEGVGGWAAPLSATLDQADLARALRLPVVLVVGLRLGCLNHARLSAAAIAADGLQCIGWIGNEIDPAMDRIDDNMAMLRARLPMPCWGRLPYRPQPQAEQLAAEFQPWAGMSPG; encoded by the coding sequence ATGGCTGTTCCCGCCTTCTACGTCACCGGCACCGATACCGGCATCGGCAAGACCATCGCCAGCACCGCGCTGCTGCACGCCCTGCGCGCGCGCGGCCAGCGCGCGGTGGGCATGAAGCCGGTGGCCAGCGGTTGCGCGCGCGAGGCCGACGGCTGGCGCAACGAGGACGCGCTGGCGCTGCAGGAGGCGAGCGCGCCGCGGCCGGCCTATGACGATCTCAATCCGTACGCGCTGCCGCTGCCGCTGGCGCCGGAACTGGCCGCCGCCGATGCCGGCGTGCAGCTGGAGCTGGCGCCGATCGCGGCCGCGTTCGACCGCCTGCGCGCGCAGGCCGACGTGGTGGTGGTGGAGGGCGTGGGCGGCTGGGCGGCGCCGCTGTCGGCGACGCTGGACCAGGCCGATCTGGCGCGCGCGCTGCGGCTGCCGGTGGTGCTGGTGGTCGGCCTGCGCCTGGGCTGCCTCAACCACGCCCGGCTCAGCGCCGCGGCGATCGCCGCCGATGGCCTGCAGTGCATCGGCTGGATCGGCAACGAGATCGACCCGGCGATGGACCGCATCGACGACAACATGGCGATGCTGCGCGCGCGGTTGCCGATGCCGTGCTGGGGGCGCCTGCCGTACCGGCCGCAACCGCAGGCCGAGCAGTTGGCAGCGGAATTCCAGCCGTGGGCGGGCATGTCGCCGGGCTGA
- the maiA gene encoding maleylacetoacetate isomerase, whose product MDEALQLYTYWRSSAAYRVRIGLELKRLAYQSLPVHLVRDGGQQHSPEYARLNPQELVPTLCHEGQPIRQSLAILEYLDERWPEPPLLPDAPIDRARVRGLAQLIACDIHPLNNLRVTQFFESAWNVPQPEREEWMRHWMQTGFDALEQLLAESPDTGRFCHGEQPGLADCCLVPQLYNARRFGVDLQAYPTLERIERACLALPAFDAARPERQPDAQ is encoded by the coding sequence ATGGACGAGGCACTGCAGCTCTACACCTACTGGCGCTCCAGCGCCGCGTACCGGGTGCGCATCGGGCTGGAGCTCAAGCGTCTGGCCTACCAGTCGCTGCCGGTGCACCTGGTGCGCGACGGCGGGCAGCAGCACTCGCCGGAATATGCGCGGTTGAACCCGCAGGAACTGGTGCCGACCCTGTGCCACGAGGGCCAGCCGATCCGCCAATCGCTGGCGATCCTGGAGTACCTGGACGAGCGCTGGCCGGAGCCGCCGCTGCTGCCGGACGCGCCGATCGATCGCGCCCGCGTGCGCGGCCTGGCGCAACTGATCGCCTGCGACATCCACCCGCTCAACAACCTGCGCGTGACGCAGTTCTTCGAGAGCGCCTGGAACGTGCCGCAACCCGAGCGCGAAGAGTGGATGCGGCACTGGATGCAGACCGGCTTCGATGCGCTGGAGCAGTTGCTGGCCGAGTCGCCCGACACCGGACGCTTCTGCCACGGCGAGCAGCCGGGCCTGGCCGACTGCTGCCTGGTGCCGCAGCTCTACAACGCGCGCCGCTTCGGCGTGGATCTGCAGGCCTACCCGACCCTGGAGCGGATCGAGCGCGCCTGCCTGGCGCTGCCGGCATTCGACGCGGCGCGCCCGGAACGCCAGCCCGACGCGCAGTAA
- the gph gene encoding phosphoglycolate phosphatase (PGP is an essential enzyme in the glycolate salvage pathway in higher organisms (photorespiration in plants). Phosphoglycolate results from the oxidase activity of RubisCO in the Calvin cycle when concentrations of carbon dioxide are low relative to oxygen. This enzyme is a member of the Haloacid Dehalogenase (HAD) superfamily of aspartate-nucleophile hydrolase enzymes (PF00702).) — MTFPYALVVFDLDGTLVDSGADIAEALNRTLADFGLPRVPEATVLGWIGEGVRKLVESAWRHAGDATPLETVMPTFMRHYAECLLRSPRLYPGAAEALTQLHADGVTLALCTNKPSAMVPPLLRHLGVADLFSAVLGGDSLPERKPSPAPLLHLAQQFAQPPARCLMVGDSGTDLQAGHAAGMPVALVRYGYPRDLDLATADVVLLMDDLRELLQLR, encoded by the coding sequence ATGACATTTCCTTATGCATTGGTGGTGTTCGACCTGGACGGCACCCTGGTCGACAGCGGCGCCGACATCGCCGAGGCGTTGAACCGTACCCTGGCCGACTTCGGCCTGCCGCGCGTGCCGGAGGCGACCGTGCTCGGCTGGATCGGCGAGGGCGTGCGCAAACTGGTCGAGAGCGCCTGGCGGCATGCCGGCGACGCCACGCCACTCGAGACGGTGATGCCGACCTTCATGCGTCACTACGCCGAATGCCTGTTGCGCAGTCCGCGGCTGTATCCGGGTGCGGCCGAGGCGCTGACGCAGTTGCATGCGGATGGCGTGACGCTGGCGCTGTGCACCAACAAGCCGTCGGCGATGGTGCCGCCGTTGTTGCGCCATCTGGGCGTGGCCGATCTGTTCTCTGCGGTGCTCGGCGGCGACAGCCTGCCCGAGCGCAAGCCCAGCCCGGCGCCGCTGCTGCACCTGGCGCAGCAGTTCGCGCAGCCGCCGGCGCGCTGCCTGATGGTCGGCGATTCGGGGACCGACCTGCAGGCCGGCCACGCCGCCGGCATGCCGGTGGCGCTGGTGCGTTACGGCTATCCGCGCGATCTGGATCTGGCCACGGCCGACGTGGTGTTGCTGATGGATGATTTGCGCGAGCTGCTGCAGCTGCGCTGA
- a CDS encoding TfoX/Sxy family protein, whose protein sequence is MSTTKLRNIGPKSAAWLRQVGVRTQQDLEAAGAVGAFVRVKRAGFKPSLNLLYSLEGALSGCHWQELSEARRAQLLGELEIATAALPAQRGLPVAGPVATTHFDRDDTRDDDAADGAYAHDTHDTPMGDRHGDDDGHGTHAD, encoded by the coding sequence ATGAGTACCACCAAGCTGCGCAACATCGGCCCCAAGAGCGCGGCCTGGCTGCGCCAGGTCGGCGTGCGCACGCAGCAGGACCTGGAGGCGGCCGGCGCGGTCGGCGCCTTCGTCAGGGTCAAGCGCGCCGGCTTCAAGCCCAGCCTCAACCTGCTGTATTCGCTGGAAGGCGCGCTCAGCGGCTGCCACTGGCAGGAACTGTCCGAGGCACGCCGCGCGCAGTTGCTGGGCGAACTTGAGATCGCAACGGCGGCGCTGCCGGCGCAGCGCGGCCTGCCGGTCGCCGGGCCGGTGGCGACCACCCACTTCGACCGCGACGACACGCGCGACGACGACGCTGCCGACGGCGCCTACGCGCACGACACGCACGACACGCCGATGGGCGACCGGCACGGCGACGACGACGGCCACGGCACTCACGCCGACTGA
- a CDS encoding phasin family protein, whose protein sequence is MSAQFNDQFSSYTQQFAAAAARANRLALESAESVFGVQLKTFEKNVSATTGFLGELTEARDLGTVQALWPKGLQIARDNFERLATANQEVFGLGLKASEAIGQLAKHQFEAATEQAAPKAKPAAK, encoded by the coding sequence ATGTCCGCTCAATTCAACGATCAGTTCAGCAGCTACACCCAGCAGTTCGCCGCCGCCGCGGCGCGTGCCAACCGCCTGGCGCTGGAGAGCGCCGAGAGCGTGTTCGGCGTGCAGTTGAAGACCTTCGAGAAGAACGTGTCGGCCACCACCGGCTTCCTCGGCGAGCTGACCGAGGCGCGCGATCTGGGCACCGTGCAGGCGCTGTGGCCGAAGGGCCTGCAGATCGCCCGCGACAACTTCGAGCGGCTGGCCACGGCCAACCAGGAAGTGTTCGGCCTGGGCCTGAAGGCCTCCGAAGCCATCGGCCAGCTCGCCAAGCACCAGTTCGAAGCGGCGACCGAACAGGCCGCGCCGAAGGCCAAGCCCGCCGCCAAGTAA